In Glycine max cultivar Williams 82 chromosome 4, Glycine_max_v4.0, whole genome shotgun sequence, the genomic stretch tgatacccGCAAATGTTTTCTTTGATCTATATCTCTCTAAaacatgaaatatttattttaatatataacatttatttcaggatttaaaaaattaagtcatATTATAACAATTGACATAATATTATATGCGCATTAGATGTCATGCGAGATGATCACATGATCttttattagattaaaaaaatatggttaATTAATGTCATATGATCTAGTAGATACCAAAAAACttgattttagattttataagagaaaaaataaaaataaaattatatgaaccgatctttttttcatattaaaactaatattttaatataattttttttaattttcaacttgaATCCAACTTGTCACTTATTAACTAtttggaaattaatttttttggcaGATTTGGCAAAAATgggtttttttgttgttgaaaagtGCGGTTCAGATGTGTGTAGGTGACTGCTTGGTTATGTAGTGATTGATTAATGATTGACAAAGGCAAAAGATAGAATGAGAAACAGGTAGGCGTGACTGGTTCAAGCCAAGGTAGCAATGGctgattcaaaaataaattttaataaaaaatacacgcaatttgaagaaaaaatgtcaaaaatatgATTGACAAAGGCAAAATATGATCTTCCTAACTAACaagcatttatttttatcaattatatccTTACTTGtctcttaatatttaattaatttacatatgTTTATTATagagtgaaaaaaaagtaaaattaaaaaatcacaattttatattagaataaaaaatctatTATATTTCTTGAAACCTGatgtaatttttatcaaaagaaaatgcaaCTTGTAATAAACTTTGCTTTTAAGCCACTTGCAATAATTTATGGAATTAATCAATAGTATTAATACACGAGTACTTGTACGAATATTCTTAATTAGAGATTCCAAAATTCTATATTTAGGTGTATTCAATTagattttaaagtattttaaaatattttttttataaaaaaatatgtgataTTCAATTGAGATTTTTAAATCATACAAATAAGTCtcaggaaaaaatataaataacacatCCATTAAATAATTCCACCAAAATCCGTgagttttctctcttcttttttggcTGCCACTgattaccaattttttttctctcctatcATACATCATCTCTTCTCTCTATTGAAAGCGGGGGTTTATTGGATTAACAGGTCCATGTTATAGCAATTAATCTTGTGTGCTTATACTGACAACAAATATGTTTGTGTCAGCAAGTGTACACATGTTGGCATTTTTGTACAATTGCAGATTGAAGCTATTTTGATATGACTAGGAGGATTATGTGGATGTATACGAGTGAGGCGTTGCTGTATGTCAATGTATTTGGTTCTTAGGACTATCTCATGTATCAGAATAggtttattgtgcaacaaatatgatcttcattttaaattttttaatcatttggtttttataaaaatgagattataattttatgatgattttttaattacatcatAAAATGTGTTACAGCTAcatcttaatttttcatttaccaaaaaagaaacattttttcgTTATAATAAAAGtctcaatcataaattatcatttccTGACAAATGAAATTGTTggaatataactttttttcttttgattgggTTGCTGCAAATATTTTGTATGGATTTAATTTggttctaataaaaatattacctttttattaatattttattttgtatagttatattaatattatttatcaatttgattgttgcaatttttcaaaaccagACTATATAATTAAATCGACTGAagcatatattattaataaaacaataaaattacaatacaaCGATAATGTTGGTGTAAAAATGTCAGTAGGACTTGAGACAATTCTTATCACATACACATcaataaatagaataaataattaattacaaaaaaataatggtcCATCATGAAAGTTCTTGCTCCCAAGAGAAGAAATTCGGCAATCATTTGAAGTCATCAAACAGATGTGGTTACAACATTAATTCAGTtgtctaatttcattttaaatgtcTCCTGACAAAGTAATTGAAACAAGACCACAAATTAGCCTGCAaagtttcaatcaattaaagtttatcttttgtttaatttcaccacacaattaataaaaaaaacgcaGTCCGAGTATGTGTTAAAATTCATCGAGTTTATTAGACTATAACCTTTCTGATAAATTGTAGAATTTGAaccttaaattttgattttaaattaactGTAACTTTTCTTAGGTCAATTCAATCGTGACCTAATTTGGACATAACctgcaaaattacaaaaaaaaattaagaaatttaggCTTTTATCAAACTCAGGCTTCATTCTAAAAGTTCAGATTGAATTCAGAGGAAATTAACCTGACCTGACATGCTGTAGCCTACAATCCACTCGGGCCAACCTATATAGTCGTTTAGCCAACTTTTTTTTACCACTGTGACtaccatatatataattatagtaaaagttcaattcttttaaatttcttttcttataaataattgtgcataatatttttttttaaatttatggttagattaaaagtttcttttacatagatgtaaaattttaaattaataaaaaattatttaaaattttatttatattaatataaaattatttaatattttgtttatgtaaattaaaattaatgtaatataaaatattttaaaacatactaaaatatcaatcattttattatatattttcttattatttgattttgatacaaatgattttaataatatataaatataattaaatggttagatcaataaaaattatattttatattaaattataaaaataatataataattatcaaataagAGTGTAAATCTCTCCTTTGTCTATATCTATATTGTCTatctatatgtatatatattagttttttcaCGTACTCATTATATGTGTTTggtaattaatatgttttactcaactttataatattaaaagtttttatattaacaatacaattaaactttatttcttatctttttttgtgtgtacTAAATATATTCTTTAACTAATAATGAAAGACTAGTTTTTTTGAGATATTATACGATCATTAATAtggttttttgactttttgtttcttttaattataattttttttatatgttatatcatatttaaagaatctaaactttttttttcttatgttcctATTAAACTTGTCCTATCAGCACATGAATATATCATGTCATATGAGATCAATCAATCTACGATTACATACTTTGGAGAGGAAAAAGGGTACAATATAAGGCTGCCTATGATCTAGATTCTAGTCAGATGCTATTATCTTCCAGATCTTCGAGTTAAGATTGACGATAGTAACTAATaagaaagcttttttttttattttattttttcatccatAATTAAGAGAGAGCTTTTGATTCAAAATGTTAGAATATGATTGCTGAATGTGTTTAACATATAACATCGCCATATATGTACCATACACCCACTTCTATTGGAGCAAATCATGTGGGACTCGATAGATATATTCTCATTAATAAAACCATGacacttttaatcttttaatttgtattatttgggattttaatctctttagtttttagtaaattatattttttcgtttttaaaaattaaataaattcaatttcttatccttttaatatttaaaattttcaactatTTTCTTACAACATATGGCCTTATATATAAGatacttttaaataattcataacctttttaaaaaataattaatttagataaTCGTTCtaaatttgtcaattatttatatttctcttcCAAACTTATCATTCATTCCCTTCTCCACTTAATTGCTTTTTgataaagaataattaatgtttGGAGATAGAATTATGTAATTAATGAAGAgtattatatgataaaaataattaatgcactaCACTTTTATAAGATGGTGTAATAAAAGGgacaaacaacaaaatgaaaaggaTCTTATGTATATGGACAAAGATAATATTTTACAAGATATCtgatatattttatgtttttttataaataaatgttagtagttagtttattagtttttttttttataataagagaGATTAAAAAACACGACCTCttcctcttttctctttctGTAGCCACCAAGTTAAGATATATTGTATTGCttttaaatgaaagaaaatattcattcatgaaaattttgaataaaaaatgggaatttttattttttaaaatagaaagaaaggaaCAGTGAATAATAGTTCTGATTCGTGGAGACAAATATTAGTtagatgataaataaaaatcttatataccttttaattatactaaaaactataaaatattttttatacctcGTCTTTCCCTCTCTAACTATTAAATAGGATGTGATATACAGTGATTATTTTCCTAATATAAATGATGTTATTgccaattaattattaattttaataatgattaattttcatccaaaaatcttacttattatttttaataaaatatatttttttcaatcatatttttttaatcaacttaAGATGATAGAGTACCATTAATTTGACGCATTTAAATTCAAGTGGACGGGTAAAAGTATTagacttgtaaaaaaaacattttgttgtTGAATATTGACCCAGTAGACATTGAAAAGACGTTCCTCAAGGTGATACTGCTGCTCATACCCCTAAATACCTAACCAATCAAAACGATAGTTAGTACTTTTCTCTCACTAATCCCTTCTTATCCACGTTAGTTGCCTATCTATCTGAATTACATTGTAGCTGTactttatcatttttctttctttcaactgGTCAAactaatcaaattcaaaaaaaaaaaaattttttctttaataaacaCACAGCGTGATGTTATCATCGTCAAATAATTCAAGTTATATATTGTCTCATCgtttcagtttttgtttttccttcaaTATTAGATGTGTTTCATgcaaaaagagaataaataggCGGTGCTAGTATTGGTAGTTTTTGTtgctttttaaatatttttggacCCTGTGTTTTTTCTGAATAGTAGAAATTCAAGAGTGAGGTTAGATTTGAGTTGTCTGGCAAAGATGGTGtttctgttatccaaatctgaatTGAATTCCCTCCAAAACGTGGAAGACATTTTGCTTCCACATGGCATCTCCCCAGGTGTCACGTGCTGATGGAGGCGGAGGCATCTTATAGCCTGTATCCTGGGCGCAGACAATCATTACCCCCGCAATATCACAACACTCATTCTTCATTCATCATATTTAAAAAAGGCATAGAATTCCAATTCCAACTCCAACTCCAGCACCGGAAACACATTCATTACTCCATCTCCCTCCtaacaaacaaacataataacttCTCCCATTCATTTATTCTAATATTCTAATCCTTGCCTCTTCATTTCACAATTGacatatttgttttattcatttattatttacttcactctttttttcttttttacttctaaTCCGGACACAAACATAACCGTTTTTATCTCACGCCACGCCCCCGTTCCAGTAGTGATCGCCACACCGTGCTTAGCATGACGCTTCACCTGATCGGCGCCACCTCCATCCACCTCCGCCGACACCGCCACGTCGCAGGACCGCTTTCGCCGCAGTGATATAAATatattctctctcttcttcatGCATCCTTTCTGCTGCGTGTCCGCCATTTCCGACCAGGCCTCGCCAGTGAAACCCTCGTTCGCGGACTTCGCCATGCCGCCTCTccccgccgccgccgccgcctccGCCGTGAGATCCGATTTGGCTCCGCGGCACAGCCACAGCGGGAGCCAGCGGGAGCAGCCGGTGGTGGACGTGAAGATCAATGACCTCGTCGGGAACGGAATCTCCGGAATACTGTACAAGTGGGTGAATTACGGGAAAGGATGGCGACCGCGATGGTTCGTGCTCCAAGACGGCGTTCTCTCCTACTACAAGATTCACGGACCTGATAAGATCGTCGTGAATCAAGAAACCGAGAAGGGCTCCATGGTCATCGGCGAAGAATCCATGCGCAGGATCACTCGCAACCGTAATTCCTATCACCCTCAACACATACGAAAGCCGTTTGGGGAAATCCATCTCCAGGCACGACCTAGCTCCACTCCTGCCaacttaatttcaattattaggGATTTTCATTCGGCGTGATTTGTTTGTGATTGTGATTGTTTTAGGTTTCGACGATTCGCGAGAGCAAATCGGACGAGAAGCGGTTTTCGGTATTCACGGGGACGAAGAGGCTCCACCTTCGGGCGGAGACGCGGGAGGATCGGGTGGCGTGGACGGAGGCGTTGCAGGCGGTGAAGGACATGTTCCCGCGGATGTCGAACAGCGAGTTGATGGCTCCGGTGGACAATGTAACCGTTTCGACGGAGAAGCTGAGAGTTCGGCTCATGGAAGAGGGAGTGAGCGAGGCGGCGATTCAGGACAGTGAGCAAATCATCAGGACTGAGTTTGCGGCGCTGCAAAGCCAGCTTGTGCTGCTTAAGCAGAAGCACTCGGCCCTCATTGACACCTTGCGCCAATTAGAGGTACGTCTActcagaaatagaaaaaaaaaaaaaaactaaacttcGTTTAAGAGCAGTGCAATTGTAAGTTGAATCGCAATCACTTCAGAATGGGAATCTATACTTACTAATATAGATGGATCAAGGTAGTATAGTTTGGTATTATGTTGTCaccaaaatatgaaatatttaactTGTGAAGTAGGTTATGGTTTGCTGGTAGTTTATACGAAAGTCGTTTCCaagctctttttatttttctttgttcttgTGACTTTTACTGACCTTGCTAATACCAGAATCCTGGCATAAATTATAGCTTAAACTTATCACGTATCTTTCAATTGAATGCTCCTTCAATAAATTTGTATGTCTCTTCTCTTGTGTTCATTTATCTTGCTAAAAGTTTTCTACCAGTAAAAAACGGGGGCTGGCAATCGACTGTTGCTAAATGATGTTCCAATTTTTTAGTGTTCTGAACTGACTAGGTACCTATGAATAGATTAAGGTTTATTTTTTGCCCTTATTTGTGTCCTGCAAGTAGCCTTCGTGAATGAAAAGTAGTTTCTTTAACCTTGGAAGACGACATTGTGCAGACCTGGAATGATGTTGCCTCATGGGTGAAGAGCTGGGTAGGTTCTTCATAGGATGactatttttattaacatattttctaattaaatctaTTAAATCCTGCATTATAAGGGTTTGCGGTCATTAATTTAAATCCATTGAATTATTCAATGTTTTTCATTGTTTCCACGTTGTTTAACAAAATGATTTCATTTGCTATTTTTACATgaatagtttattattttattttaatgctgttctctcttatttttttaacatattgatCAAGgataaatcttttttattttcatgtgtatTAAAAAACTCTTTATCTATGTTATATCGTAGACAGAAAAGGTTGATCTGGAGGATACAGTAGTTGATGAGAGCCAAAGACAGCGGAATGATGAAGAGGCTTCCTCAAGATTAGCGCAAGAAAAATTTAGTGGTAAGATTTGAAACATTTCTGCATCAGCAGCAAGGATTATTTAGTTGTGTCATTGTTTTGATGTTGCattttcttgaaacttgaattaTTTAGGTTCCACTATCTGTATCTCTGATACCCCAATTATAACCTAACACTgtcttttaaactttttattttgttttccggTTTTCAATTCAGAAGGAACTGCAAGTGAATCTGAAGATGACAATGAGAGAAATGATGCTGCAGAGGAAGAAACAGATGAAGATGACAATGCCTTTTTTGATACTCGTGATATTCTATCATCCAGTTCTTTTAAAAGTAATGGGTCTGATTATCGAGTATCATCCTTCTCTTCAGATGATGAAGGTTTCTATGCATTTGAATCAGAGGATGACGTAGATCCTTCGATTAGATATGTTGGAACCAATTACCCTCATGTTAAGCGGCGTAAGAAATTGCCTGACCCtgtagaaaaagagaaaggtgTCAGTCTTTGGTCAATGATTAAGGATAATATAGGGAAGGATCTAACAAAAGTTTGCCTTCCTGTTTATTTTAACGAACCTCTTTCCTCCCTGCAAAAATGTTTTGAAGAAATGGAGTATTCATATCTTCTGGACCAAGCATATGAATGGGGAAAAAGGGTAAGTCTGGATTTGCCTGACAGGTCTCTATTTCTGCAATATTAAGCAAATCTGAGggattaaatagaattttttcatttgaaataaGAAAATCTGTATGTTGACTTTGATTTTCTTGCTGTCAACTATTTCAATGCAGTATTGGGTGCATTGTTCCCATTTTTAACTAATTGGAGATGCCATGCAGGGTAATAGCCTCATGAGGATTCTCTATGTTGCGGCTTTTGCTGTATCTGGCTATGCTTCAACTGAAGGAAGAGTTTGCAAACCATTTAATCCGTTACTTGGGGAAACATATGAAGCTCACTATCCAGATAAAGGC encodes the following:
- the LOC100818933 gene encoding oxysterol-binding protein-related protein 1C isoform X2, which encodes MHPFCCVSAISDQASPVKPSFADFAMPPLPAAAAASAVRSDLAPRHSHSGSQREQPVVDVKINDLVGNGISGILYKWVNYGKGWRPRWFVLQDGVLSYYKIHGPDKIVVNQETEKGSMVIGEESMRRITRNRNSYHPQHIRKPFGEIHLQVSTIRESKSDEKRFSVFTGTKRLHLRAETREDRVAWTEALQAVKDMFPRMSNSELMAPVDNVTVSTEKLRVRLMEEGVSEAAIQDSEQIIRTEFAALQSQLVLLKQKHSALIDTLRQLETEKVDLEDTVVDESQRQRNDEEASSRLAQEKFSGTASESEDDNERNDAAEEETDEDDNAFFDTRDILSSSSFKSNGSDYRVSSFSSDDEGFYAFESEDDVDPSIRYVGTNYPHVKRRKKLPDPVEKEKGVSLWSMIKDNIGKDLTKVCLPVYFNEPLSSLQKCFEEMEYSYLLDQAYEWGKRGNSLMRILYVAAFAVSGYASTEGRVCKPFNPLLGETYEAHYPDKGLHFFSEKVSHHPMIVACHCEGTGWKFWGDSNLKSKFWGRSIQLDPVGTLTLEFDDGEVFQWSKVTTSIYNLILGKLYCDHYGTMRIQGNQEHSCKLKFKEQSIIDRNPHQVHGIIQDSNGKTVSTLFGKWDESMHYVNGDYTGKGKGHDTLSDARLLWKRSRAPKFPTRYNFTRFAITLNELTPGLKEKLPPTDSRLRPDQRYLENGEYDMANVEKSRLEQRQRQARKMQESGWKPRWFAKDKASGTYRYVGGYWEARQRGNWDSCPDIFDQIPSDHISDEGQITF
- the LOC100818933 gene encoding oxysterol-binding protein-related protein 1C isoform X1; the encoded protein is MHPFCCVSAISDQASPVKPSFADFAMPPLPAAAAASAVRSDLAPRHSHSGSQREQPVVDVKINDLVGNGISGILYKWVNYGKGWRPRWFVLQDGVLSYYKIHGPDKIVVNQETEKGSMVIGEESMRRITRNRNSYHPQHIRKPFGEIHLQVSTIRESKSDEKRFSVFTGTKRLHLRAETREDRVAWTEALQAVKDMFPRMSNSELMAPVDNVTVSTEKLRVRLMEEGVSEAAIQDSEQIIRTEFAALQSQLVLLKQKHSALIDTLRQLETEKVDLEDTVVDESQRQRNDEEASSRLAQEKFSEGTASESEDDNERNDAAEEETDEDDNAFFDTRDILSSSSFKSNGSDYRVSSFSSDDEGFYAFESEDDVDPSIRYVGTNYPHVKRRKKLPDPVEKEKGVSLWSMIKDNIGKDLTKVCLPVYFNEPLSSLQKCFEEMEYSYLLDQAYEWGKRGNSLMRILYVAAFAVSGYASTEGRVCKPFNPLLGETYEAHYPDKGLHFFSEKVSHHPMIVACHCEGTGWKFWGDSNLKSKFWGRSIQLDPVGTLTLEFDDGEVFQWSKVTTSIYNLILGKLYCDHYGTMRIQGNQEHSCKLKFKEQSIIDRNPHQVHGIIQDSNGKTVSTLFGKWDESMHYVNGDYTGKGKGHDTLSDARLLWKRSRAPKFPTRYNFTRFAITLNELTPGLKEKLPPTDSRLRPDQRYLENGEYDMANVEKSRLEQRQRQARKMQESGWKPRWFAKDKASGTYRYVGGYWEARQRGNWDSCPDIFDQIPSDHISDEGQITF